The following proteins come from a genomic window of Astatotilapia calliptera chromosome 11, fAstCal1.2, whole genome shotgun sequence:
- the she gene encoding SH2 domain-containing adapter protein E — MAKWFRDFPINLKNGNERVRSASESGPQTRPKPSFSRDSLKGNQRRDGGVGGLLAGRNRKNSATELGRNNAGSGGTVWDSLTAGKGRKNAKSDTGSSDENRQVRTSSVAQAYISRMIKVDKQEKTPKLNGMCQQKLPENEKGRSDIKTTLIILEDYADPFDAEKTKEQREAERAGVNDGYMEPYDAQVIITEVRRRGSKDLLKVCVLLDRGQSEGKAEEGMPAPPNIYDIPYEGGLEGDSEGVWIPVTRPESDVRPAGEYELPWEWRKEDIVRALSAQFEAVDCSLSKENNSTPGRQQQQQQQQQQQQQQQQQQQQQQQQTLRQRNWSHKTLVSSSLSSSSSSSFPSSPILKLAPLTQPSSSFPTLKLSPSSSPTKLSPPSPTSPIPPLDGEANKMDPSVPLEKQSWYHGSVSRQQAEAQLQRCREASFLVRDSESGTSKYSIALKTSQSCVHIIVAQTKSSKGLCYTLDQSSCVFSNIPELVYHYCTHRLPFTGAEHMTLQHPVPRPH, encoded by the exons ATGGCAAAATGGTTCAGAGATTTCCCCATCAACCTGAAGAACGGAAATGAAAGAGTGCGCTCAGCCTCCGAATCTGGTCCACAAACTCGACCCAAACCTTCATTTTCACGAGACAGTTTGAAAGGAAATCAGCGCAGAGATGGGGGAGTGGGGGGTTTGTTGGCAGGGAGAAATAGAAAGAATTCGGCTACAGAACTGGGTCGTAACAATGCTGGTTCTGGTGGAACAGTCTGGGACAGTCTCACGGCTGGAAAAGGTCGCAAGAACGCCAAGAGCGACACCGGGTCATCGGATGAGAACCGCCAGGTCAGGACCTCTAGTGTGGCTCAAGCGTACATCAGCAGGATGATCAAAGTGGACAAACAAGAAAAGACCCCCAAACTCAATGGGATGTGTCAACAGAAGCTACCCGAGAACGAGAAAGGACGATCTGACATTAAAACAACG CTGATTATCCTGGAGGACTATGCAGATCCTTTTGATGCGGAGAAAACCAAGGAGCAGAGAGAAGCCGAGAGAGCAGGAGTGAATGATGGGTACATGGAGCCTTATGACGCCCAGGTCATCATCACAG AGGTTCGTAGACGGGGCTCCAAAGACCTCCTGAAAGTGTGTGTCCTGTTGGATCGAGGCCAGAGCGAGGGGAAGGCAGAAGAGGGAATGCCTGCACCCCCAAACATCTATGACATACCCTACGAAGGAGGACTGGAAGGCGACAGTGAGGGCGTGTGGATCCCTGTCACACGACCGGAGTCTGATGTCCGTCCAGCTGGAGAGTACGAGCTGCCGTGGGAGTGGAGAAAGGAGGACATTGTTAGAGCACTGTCAG CTCAGTTTGAAGCGGTGGATTGTTCTCTCAGTAAAGAGAACAATTCGACCCCTGgtcgccagcagcagcagcagcagcagcaacagcaacagcagcagcagcagcagcagcagcagcagcagcagcagcagaccctGAGGCAGAGGAACTGGAGCCATAAAACACTTGTCTCCTCTTCtctttcatcttcctcctcctcttcctttccaTCTTCTCCTATTCTTAAACTCGCCCCTCTTACACAGCCATCTTCCTCCTTTCCCACCCTCAAGCTCTCACCCTCGTCCAGCCCTACCAAACTTTCCCCTCCATCTCCTACCTCTCCCATTCCCCCACTGGATGGGGAGGCGAACAAAATGGACCCCAGCGTGCCCCTGGAGAAGCAGAG CTGGTACCATGGCAGTGTGAGTCGGCAGCAGGCTGAGGCTCAGCTGCAGCGCTGCAGGGAAGCCAGCTTCTTGGTGAGAGACAGCGAATCAGGAACCAGCAAATACTCTATTGCTCTGAA GACCAGCCAAAGCTGCGTGCACATCATTGTGGCCCAGACTAAGAGCAGTAAGGGCTTGTGCTACACACTGGATCAAAGCAGCTGCGTTTTCTCCAATATCCCTGAGCTGGTCTACCACTACTGCACACACAGACTGCCTTTCACTGGAGCAGAGCACATGACCCTGCAGCATCCTGTGCCCAGGCCACACTGA